The Deinococcus metallilatus genome segment GGAGCAGTGGATGAGCGAGCAGAATGCGCTCCTCTTGAACAACGGCAACGGGCGGCAGGCCCGCGCGACCGAGAGCAACCTCGACTCGGCGGCGGCGCGCAACATTTTCCAGTTCATGAAGGACGTGAACGACAAAGGGTACTACACCTATACCGGTAAGCTGGCGGACACCGACGGCAGCAACGCCATCTTCAGCAACCAGAAGGCGGTGTTCAACATCAACTCCACCGCCGACATCGGCAACGTGAGCGACGCGGCCAAAAAGGCAGGGTTCCAGCTCGGGATCGGCGTGCTGCCCATCCCCGACGGCACCAAACGCAACGGTGTGGTGATCGGCGGCGCCAGCCTGTGGGTCGCCAAGAACATCAGCAAGGCGCAGGCCGAGGCGGCGCTCGATTTCGCGCTGTACATGACCAACACCAAGAACATGGCCGACTGGCACAAGCTCACCGGTTACTACCCGGTCCGCAACAGTTCCATCGCGCTGCTGCGCAAGCAGGGTTGGTTCACCCAGACGCCGCTGCAACTCGTGGCCTTTAACCAGCTCCTCCAGACGACGCCCGATCTCGCCTCGGCGGGCGCGCTGAACGGCACCGCCATCCAGACGCGCAAGATCATGGAAGAAGGCCTCCAGAAAGTCCTGGGCGGCCAGAGCGTGGACGCTGCCATGAAGGACACCAAGGCGCGGGTGGACGCCGCGCTGCGCGAGTACAACCAGAACTTCCGCTGAAGGCTGCCCGCGTGGCGCGGCACCCCCGAAAGGTGGGGCGTGCGCCGCGCGTTTCTCCTTTCCGCCCGACCTGGAGGACCCATGACCGCCCTACCCACCGCGCCCCCCGAGGCCGCCCCGGCCGCCCGCGAAACCGAGGTGGCGCCCGCCTTTCGCAGCCGGGTGCTGCCGTGGCTGTTTCTCGCGCCGACCCTGATCGTGCTGGCCGTCTTCCTGTACCTGCCCGCCGTGCAGACGCTCCAGCTCAGCGGCTACCGCAGCAACATCGTCCTGGGCACCCGGCAGTTCGTGGGGCTCTCGAACTTCGCGGACCTGCTGGGCAGCCCCGTGTACCGCCAGGTGGTGGGGCAG includes the following:
- a CDS encoding ABC transporter substrate-binding protein; its protein translation is MKQWMLTLALAGTASAQTVTVDFWHSFGDAKRAGWIQARADEYNKTHPDVKIVPAYKGGYNDSLQATILAARQGKPPALVQIFEVGSQLALDSGAFQPVSGIKDVDFSDYIKPVINYYTIGGKVNSLPFNSSSPVLYFNKNLMQKAGLDPRRPPTTFGALMRDCEKIKAAGIDAKCFTAAVYGWFVEQWMSEQNALLLNNGNGRQARATESNLDSAAARNIFQFMKDVNDKGYYTYTGKLADTDGSNAIFSNQKAVFNINSTADIGNVSDAAKKAGFQLGIGVLPIPDGTKRNGVVIGGASLWVAKNISKAQAEAALDFALYMTNTKNMADWHKLTGYYPVRNSSIALLRKQGWFTQTPLQLVAFNQLLQTTPDLASAGALNGTAIQTRKIMEEGLQKVLGGQSVDAAMKDTKARVDAALREYNQNFR